A genomic region of Labrys wisconsinensis contains the following coding sequences:
- a CDS encoding PhoH family protein — MKPDEDRRSRLQTQPAAEGSAEIVIAFEDNRLATLLFGQHDQHLAFVERRLGVEATARGNHVALRGPRDSIEQAKRALESLYQRLKGGQAISLGDVDGALRMGAAQGVLFSAENGPRPTGGAATVGTRKKTIAARTPAQDSYIRALQRHELVFATGPAGTGKTYLAVAHAASLIEKGEADRLILSRPAVEAGERLGFLPGDMREKVDPYLRPLYDALYDMMPPERVERGLTSGMIEIAPLAFMRGRTLANSIVLLDEAQNCTSMQMKMFLTRLGEGSRMIITGDPTQIDLPPGQKSGLIEAVDLLQDIPEIAICRFSSGDVVRHELVAKIVRAYEAKSQTTP; from the coding sequence TTGAAACCCGACGAGGACCGGCGTTCGCGCCTGCAGACCCAACCGGCGGCGGAGGGCTCGGCCGAGATCGTCATCGCCTTCGAGGACAACCGGCTGGCGACGCTGCTGTTCGGCCAGCACGACCAGCACCTGGCCTTCGTCGAGCGGCGGCTCGGCGTGGAGGCGACGGCGCGCGGCAACCACGTGGCGCTGCGCGGCCCGCGCGACAGCATCGAGCAGGCCAAGCGCGCGCTGGAGAGCCTCTATCAGCGCCTCAAGGGCGGCCAGGCCATCAGCCTCGGCGACGTCGACGGCGCCCTGCGCATGGGCGCGGCCCAGGGCGTGCTGTTCTCGGCCGAGAACGGCCCGCGCCCGACCGGCGGGGCGGCCACGGTCGGCACCCGCAAGAAGACCATCGCAGCGCGCACCCCGGCGCAGGACAGCTATATCCGCGCCCTGCAGCGCCACGAGCTGGTGTTCGCCACCGGCCCGGCCGGCACCGGCAAGACCTATCTGGCCGTGGCCCATGCCGCCAGCCTGATCGAGAAGGGCGAGGCGGACCGGCTGATCCTGTCGCGCCCGGCGGTCGAGGCGGGCGAGCGCCTCGGCTTCCTGCCCGGCGACATGCGCGAGAAGGTCGACCCCTATCTCCGGCCGCTCTACGACGCGCTCTACGACATGATGCCGCCGGAGCGGGTCGAGCGCGGCCTCACCTCCGGCATGATCGAGATCGCGCCGCTCGCCTTCATGCGCGGGCGCACGCTGGCCAACTCCATCGTCCTGCTGGACGAGGCGCAGAACTGCACCAGCATGCAGATGAAGATGTTCCTGACCCGCCTCGGCGAGGGCTCGCGCATGATCATCACCGGCGATCCCACCCAGATCGACCTGCCGCCCGGCCAGAAATCCGGCCTGATCGAGGCGGTCGACCTGTTGCAGGACATCCCCGAGATCGCCATATGCCGGTTCTCGTCGGGCGACGTCGTGCGGCACGAGCTGGTCGCCAAGATCGTCCGTGCCTACGAGGCCAAGAGCCAGACGACGCCATGA
- the ybeY gene encoding rRNA maturation RNase YbeY, which produces MTASDDIAIDIAWESPLWQRLADAGALVERAVAAAVRTGGLAHAPGAELSLVLTDDAAIAGINAAWRGKDKPTNVLSFPAAPASAIARSPLLGDIVLAYETLDREAAEAGLALADHFTHLVVHGFLHLFGYDHESDAEAEVMEALETRVLAGLGIADPYAEAPALRAAG; this is translated from the coding sequence ATGACGGCAAGCGACGACATCGCCATCGATATCGCATGGGAAAGCCCGCTCTGGCAGCGGCTGGCCGACGCCGGCGCGCTGGTGGAGCGGGCCGTCGCGGCGGCCGTGCGCACCGGCGGCCTCGCCCATGCACCCGGCGCCGAGCTCTCGCTGGTGCTGACCGACGATGCGGCCATCGCCGGGATCAACGCCGCCTGGCGGGGCAAGGACAAGCCCACCAACGTCCTGTCCTTCCCCGCGGCGCCGGCCTCGGCCATCGCCCGCTCGCCGCTGCTGGGCGACATCGTGCTCGCCTACGAGACGCTGGACCGGGAAGCGGCGGAGGCGGGCCTCGCCCTGGCGGATCATTTCACGCATCTGGTGGTGCATGGCTTCCTGCACCTGTTCGGCTATGATCACGAGAGCGACGCCGAGGCCGAGGTCATGGAAGCGCTGGAAACCCGAGTCCTTGCCGGGCTCGGCATCGCAGACCCCTATGCCGAAGCGCCTGCGCTGCGCGCCGCAGGCTGA